In the genome of Impatiens glandulifera chromosome 6, dImpGla2.1, whole genome shotgun sequence, the window GGTATTAATGTTATGATATCTGACcgaaattaaatatatagaaaCCATTTCAAATAAGTCTACAATATTTCTATTCAAATAAATGTAGCAAAGAATAAATATAACACAAcacattttttcaattatttcagttgtaaaaaaatagttgaagtCCTGGACAAATATATGATCAACCAAACTAAGCATAAATTTCATTATTCATGGCATGCTTATTGCTTAAATTATTCTCATTTTCATAACACAAtaaatcatttgaaaaaaacCATTTTGAACTGCTTTGTGTTGGTCGGAATTAGTCTGAATTACATTGTGGTGTATGAGTTTgtaaattttaacattattaacaACCAAAAACATTATGTCTTTGTTTGAAAAGGTTAAGATCTAGAACCGGAGTCCTTGGATGACAAGGAGTATCTTATCAGCTGAGCAGTGAAGTGTCTGTCTCAACTCCGAAtctgatttttattttactttccGGTCCTCGGTCCTCGATGAGTATCTCATTTTATCTCATTGAAATAGGCCAAAATTGAGTACAATTTAATAGTTAGAGTGGATTATTGTTAATTTGATCAATAATTTCGATTCAAGAAAAAGATCAATTTATGCTTTAAATATAGAATTATATTCTtaccaattaaatatttgaaaacaagtaagtaaaataaaaaaaaaccctaAATATATGCTttgagaaaagagagaaaaaccCTCGAAAAACCCTGCAACCGCAACCAAGAAGCCATGGCAAAAGCTCCGTTGTTCAAACTCTCTCTCATCATTCGAACTTCCCTTTCTTCTATAAACTCAAAGCAAAACCCTTTCCCGGTCTTTACCCGACGAGCATCACATACTTTCAGGACTTTCAGCTCCTACTCCAATACTAATCTGATAAAGACGCAGAATGCTGAGGTTTCCAATCAATCGGAGGATAATGATCGGAAGAAGACCCAAAATGTTGAGATTTCGAATCAAACGGAGGCCGACGATGACGTTGAGAAAGAAGGTAAACTGTAAACACATCtgatttctttgttttctgTTTTGTCTAACATAGAAAATTGTCTAATAAGCTTTCAATTCTATAATTGAATTCATCAGTTTCGGTTTGTTAATTGATTTTGGCTGATATAAATCAGAACCcagttttaaatttgata includes:
- the LOC124942748 gene encoding uncharacterized protein LOC124942748, with translation MAKAPLFKLSLIIRTSLSSINSKQNPFPVFTRRASHTFRTFSSYSNTNLIKTQNAEVSNQSEDNDRKKTQNVEISNQTEADDDVEKEELKTRINKFYEGDMDAIPSIFEAILKRKLTGKHEDSDNELVEELRQKYPGDISHEEFFSDSGSDSGSDSE